The following coding sequences are from one Pseudomonas mendocina window:
- a CDS encoding SurA N-terminal domain-containing protein has translation MLQNIRDNSRGWIAKIIIGLIVMLMAFTGFEAIVTGTSNRNNAADVNGDNITLDELNRAVEMQRRQLLQQLGRDFDASLLDEKLLREASLKGLIDRKLLLQAAGDADFAFSEGALDQVILQTPEFQTDGRFDAARFDQVIRQMGYSRLQFRQMLKEEMLIGQLRAGLGASSFVTEQEARAFANLERQTRDFASRTIKADPASVELTDSDVNAYYDEHASEFMSPEQVVLEYVALEKDSFFDQVEVTDEELQPLYQNEIANLAEQRQAAHILIEGDDEAAQKKIEEIKARVDAGEDFAALAKEFSQDPGSAAGGGDLGYAGRGVYDPAFEEALYALQKDQVSEPVQSEFGWHLIKLLGVQAPEVPSFDSLKDKLARDFKTQQVELRFVEATKQLEDAAFEASDLVQPAQELGLTVKVTEPFGREGGATGITANRQVLQAAFSPEVLEDGTNSSAIELDPSTVVVVRVKEHNKPEQLPLEQVAESIRNHLLQERASAAAKAEGEKLLAAVQAGETEAEGWQVQEAATRSQDGVEPKVLQALFRMPKPAKAGEPTFAGVTLNNGDYVVLRLDGVNVPEEGLADEELAMYRNFLASRAGQQDFAALRKQLEAKADIERF, from the coding sequence ATGCTGCAAAACATCAGGGACAATTCACGCGGTTGGATTGCCAAAATCATTATTGGCCTCATCGTCATGCTGATGGCCTTTACCGGTTTCGAAGCCATCGTCACGGGTACCAGCAATCGCAACAATGCGGCGGACGTGAACGGTGACAACATTACTCTCGACGAGCTGAACCGGGCCGTCGAGATGCAGCGCCGTCAATTGCTGCAACAGCTGGGGCGTGATTTCGATGCCTCGCTGCTCGATGAGAAGCTGCTGCGCGAGGCTTCGCTCAAAGGGCTGATCGATCGCAAGTTGCTGCTGCAGGCAGCCGGCGATGCGGATTTCGCCTTTTCAGAAGGCGCTTTGGATCAGGTCATTTTGCAAACGCCTGAATTCCAGACCGATGGCCGATTCGATGCTGCGCGCTTCGATCAGGTGATCCGTCAGATGGGGTACAGCCGCCTGCAATTCCGTCAGATGCTGAAAGAGGAAATGCTGATTGGCCAACTGCGTGCCGGGCTCGGTGCCAGCAGTTTCGTGACTGAGCAAGAAGCGCGTGCTTTCGCCAATCTGGAGCGTCAGACCCGTGATTTTGCCAGCCGTACGATCAAGGCTGACCCTGCCTCTGTCGAGCTGACCGATAGCGATGTCAACGCTTATTACGACGAGCACGCCAGCGAGTTCATGAGCCCTGAGCAAGTGGTGCTGGAATACGTCGCACTGGAAAAGGACAGTTTCTTCGACCAGGTCGAGGTCACTGACGAAGAGCTGCAGCCGCTGTATCAGAATGAAATCGCCAACCTGGCCGAGCAACGCCAGGCTGCGCATATTCTGATCGAGGGCGATGACGAAGCGGCACAGAAGAAGATCGAAGAGATCAAGGCGCGTGTCGATGCCGGCGAGGATTTCGCTGCGTTGGCCAAGGAGTTCTCCCAGGATCCGGGTTCCGCTGCCGGTGGTGGCGATCTGGGCTACGCCGGGCGCGGTGTCTATGATCCGGCCTTCGAAGAGGCGTTGTACGCGCTGCAGAAAGACCAGGTTTCCGAGCCGGTGCAGAGCGAGTTCGGTTGGCACCTGATCAAGCTGCTCGGCGTCCAGGCTCCGGAAGTGCCAAGCTTCGACAGTCTCAAGGACAAGCTGGCGCGTGACTTCAAGACTCAGCAGGTCGAACTGCGTTTCGTCGAAGCGACCAAACAATTGGAAGATGCTGCGTTCGAGGCGTCCGATCTGGTGCAGCCAGCGCAGGAGCTTGGCTTGACCGTCAAGGTCACCGAACCATTCGGTCGTGAAGGTGGTGCCACCGGCATCACTGCCAACCGCCAGGTTCTGCAGGCGGCATTCAGCCCGGAAGTGCTGGAAGACGGCACCAACAGTTCTGCCATCGAGCTGGATCCAAGCACCGTGGTGGTTGTGCGGGTCAAGGAACACAACAAGCCCGAGCAGTTGCCGCTGGAGCAGGTGGCCGAGAGCATTCGTAACCACCTACTGCAGGAGCGCGCGAGTGCTGCTGCCAAGGCCGAGGGTGAGAAGCTGCTGGCAGCGGTTCAGGCTGGTGAAACCGAGGCCGAAGGCTGGCAGGTACAGGAAGCGGCTACGCGTAGCCAGGATGGCGTCGAGCCCAAGGTGTTGCAGGCGCTGTTCCGTATGCCCAAGCCTGCCAAGGCCGGTGAGCCGACCTTTGCTGGTGTGACTCTGAACAATGGCGACTATGTCGTGTTGCGTCTGGATGGCGTGAATGTGCCTGAAGAGGGGCTGGCCGATGAGGAGCTTGCCATGTACCGCAACTTCCTCGCATCGCGTGCTGGCCAGCAGGACTTCGCTGCTTTGCGCAAGCAGCTGGAAGCCAAGGCTGATATAGAGCGCTTCTAA
- the fabI gene encoding enoyl-ACP reductase FabI has protein sequence MGFLTGKRVLIVGVASKLSIASGIAAAMHREGAELAFTYQNEKLKGRVEDFAAGWGSSADLCFPCDVASDEEIAAVFEALSKKWDGLDCIVHSVGFAPGDQLNGDFTDVTTREGFKIAHDISAYSFVALAKAGREMMKGRNGSLLTLSYLGAERTMPNYNVMGMAKASLEAGVRYLAGSLGPEGTRVNAISAGPIRTLAASGIASFRKMLAANEKQTPLRRNVTIEEVGNVGAFLCSDLASGISGEITYVDGGFNTTAMGAMED, from the coding sequence ATGGGTTTTCTAACCGGTAAGCGCGTACTCATCGTTGGCGTCGCCAGCAAACTGTCCATCGCCTCGGGTATCGCTGCCGCCATGCATCGCGAAGGTGCCGAGCTGGCTTTCACCTACCAGAACGAGAAGCTCAAGGGCCGCGTAGAAGACTTCGCCGCCGGCTGGGGCTCCAGCGCCGACCTGTGCTTCCCTTGCGACGTCGCCAGCGATGAGGAAATCGCAGCCGTATTCGAAGCGCTGAGCAAGAAATGGGACGGCCTGGACTGCATCGTTCACTCGGTTGGCTTCGCTCCGGGCGACCAACTCAATGGCGACTTCACCGACGTCACCACCCGCGAAGGTTTCAAGATCGCTCATGACATCAGCGCTTACAGCTTCGTGGCCCTGGCCAAGGCTGGCCGCGAGATGATGAAAGGCCGTAACGGCAGCCTGCTCACCCTCTCCTACCTGGGTGCCGAGCGCACCATGCCCAACTACAACGTCATGGGCATGGCCAAGGCCAGCCTGGAAGCCGGCGTACGCTACCTGGCTGGCAGCCTCGGCCCGGAAGGCACTCGCGTCAACGCCATCTCCGCTGGCCCGATTCGCACCCTGGCCGCCAGCGGCATCGCCAGCTTCCGCAAGATGCTGGCAGCCAACGAGAAGCAGACCCCGCTGCGCCGCAACGTGACCATCGAGGAAGTCGGCAACGTCGGCGCCTTCCTCTGCTCCGACCTGGCCTCGGGCATCAGCGGCGAAATCACCTACGTCGACGGCGGCTTCAACACCACCGCCATGGGCGCGATGGAAGACTGA
- a CDS encoding ABC transporter permease — translation MKLSPLNQRRFERFKAHKRGWWSLWLFLILFGLSLGAEMIANDKPLAVRYDGEWYFPVLKRYPETVFGGEFPLQANYKSPYIQELIAEKDGRMIWPPIPFSYSSINYDLEVPAPAPPSAQNWLGTDDQGRDVLARVIYGFRISVLFALILTLASSVIGVVAGALQGFYGGWVDLLGQRFLEIWSGLPVLYLLIILASFVQPNFWWLLGIMLLFSWMSLVDVVRAEFLRGRNLEYVRAARALGMDNGAIMFRHILPNAMVSTMTFMPFILTGAIGTLTALDFLGFGLPPGAPSLGELVAQGKSNLQAPWLGISAFAVLAIMLSLLVFIGEAARDAFDPRK, via the coding sequence ATGAAACTCTCCCCTCTCAATCAACGCCGCTTCGAACGCTTCAAGGCCCACAAGCGCGGCTGGTGGTCGCTATGGCTGTTCCTCATCCTCTTCGGCCTCAGCCTCGGCGCAGAAATGATCGCCAACGACAAGCCACTGGCGGTGCGCTACGACGGCGAGTGGTATTTCCCGGTGCTCAAGCGCTACCCGGAAACCGTGTTCGGCGGTGAATTCCCGCTGCAGGCCAACTACAAGAGCCCCTACATCCAGGAACTGATCGCAGAGAAAGATGGACGGATGATCTGGCCGCCAATCCCGTTCAGCTATTCGAGCATCAACTACGACCTGGAAGTGCCGGCGCCCGCACCGCCCTCGGCACAGAACTGGCTTGGCACCGATGATCAGGGCCGCGACGTGCTGGCACGAGTGATCTACGGCTTCCGCATCTCGGTGCTGTTCGCCCTGATCCTGACCCTGGCCAGCTCGGTGATCGGCGTTGTTGCCGGCGCCTTGCAGGGCTTTTACGGTGGCTGGGTCGACCTGCTCGGCCAGCGCTTTCTGGAAATCTGGTCAGGCCTGCCAGTGCTCTACCTGCTGATCATCCTGGCCAGTTTCGTCCAGCCCAATTTCTGGTGGCTGCTGGGCATCATGCTGCTGTTCTCATGGATGAGCCTGGTGGACGTGGTACGCGCCGAGTTCCTGCGCGGGCGCAATCTAGAGTACGTGCGCGCTGCCCGCGCGCTGGGTATGGATAACGGCGCGATCATGTTTCGCCACATCCTGCCCAATGCGATGGTCTCCACCATGACTTTCATGCCGTTCATTCTCACCGGCGCGATCGGCACGCTTACCGCCCTGGACTTCCTCGGCTTCGGCCTACCGCCTGGCGCACCCTCGCTGGGTGAACTGGTCGCACAGGGCAAGAGCAACCTGCAGGCGCCCTGGCTGGGCATCAGTGCCTTCGCCGTACTGGCGATCATGCTGAGCCTGCTGGTGTTCATCGGCGAAGCCGCCCGCGATGCCTTCGACCCGAGGAAATGA
- the hupB gene encoding nucleoid-associated protein HU-beta encodes MNKSELIDAIAASADIPKAVAGRALDAVIESVTGALKAGDSVVLVGFGTFAVKERAARTGRNPQTGKPISIAAAKIPGFKAGKALKDAVN; translated from the coding sequence TCGGAACTGATCGATGCCATCGCTGCATCTGCTGATATCCCGAAAGCTGTTGCTGGCCGCGCGCTGGATGCAGTGATTGAATCCGTCACTGGCGCTCTGAAGGCTGGTGATTCCGTTGTACTGGTTGGTTTCGGTACTTTCGCTGTCAAAGAGCGCGCTGCCCGCACCGGTCGCAACCCGCAGACTGGCAAGCCGATCAGCATCGCTGCTGCCAAGATCCCGGGCTTCAAAGCTGGCAAGGCTCTGAAAGACGCCGTTAACTAA
- a CDS encoding ABC transporter ATP-binding protein — protein MSQHETLLQVRDLAVEFVSGEQRQCVVEGVSFDIRQGETLALVGESGSGKSVTAHSILRLLPYPLARHPHGSIEYAGEDLLKLSEGRLRGIRGNRIAMVFQEPMTSLNPLHSIEKQINEVLALHKGLRGKAASARTLELLELVGIPEPKKRLKAYPHELSGGQRQRVMIAMALANEPQLLIADEPTTALDVTVQLKILELLKDLQARLGMSLLLISHDLNLVRRIAHRVCVMQRGRIVEQASCEKLFQAPEHPYTKELLGAEPSGEPAANPVGQPLLEVDDLRVWFPIKKGLLRKTVDHVKAVDGINFSLLQGQTLGIVGESGSGKSTLGMAILRLLASRGDIRFQGQQLQGLSQKEVRPLRRQMQVVFQDPFGSLSPRMSVGQIVGEGLRIHGMGNEAEQEQAIIDALLEVGLDPQTRHRYPHEFSGGQRQRIAIARALVLKPALILLDEPTSALDRTVQRQVVELLRGLQAKYNLTYLFISHDLAVVRALSHQLMVVKQGQVVEQGSAESIFNSPQHPYTQQLLEAAFMAPATAH, from the coding sequence ATGAGCCAGCACGAAACCCTGTTGCAAGTTCGCGACCTGGCCGTGGAGTTCGTCAGCGGCGAGCAGCGCCAGTGCGTGGTCGAAGGTGTCAGCTTCGACATCCGCCAAGGCGAAACCCTGGCTCTGGTCGGTGAGAGTGGTTCTGGCAAGTCGGTCACTGCCCACTCCATTTTGCGCCTGCTGCCCTACCCGCTCGCTCGCCACCCTCACGGCAGCATCGAGTACGCCGGTGAAGACCTGCTCAAACTCAGCGAAGGCCGATTGCGCGGCATCCGCGGCAACCGTATCGCCATGGTCTTCCAGGAGCCCATGACCTCGCTTAATCCACTGCACAGCATCGAGAAGCAGATCAACGAGGTGCTCGCCCTGCACAAGGGCCTGCGTGGCAAGGCCGCCAGTGCACGCACGCTGGAGTTGCTCGAACTGGTCGGCATCCCCGAACCGAAGAAACGCCTCAAGGCCTACCCGCACGAGCTTTCCGGCGGCCAACGGCAGCGGGTGATGATCGCCATGGCGCTGGCCAATGAGCCACAACTGCTGATTGCCGACGAACCAACCACTGCGCTGGACGTCACCGTGCAGCTGAAAATCCTCGAGTTGCTCAAGGATCTGCAGGCACGCCTGGGCATGTCACTGCTACTGATCAGCCATGATCTCAACCTCGTCCGCAGAATTGCACATCGCGTATGTGTCATGCAGCGCGGTCGCATCGTCGAACAGGCATCGTGTGAAAAACTGTTCCAGGCACCAGAGCATCCCTACACCAAGGAGTTGCTCGGTGCCGAACCCAGCGGCGAACCTGCGGCCAACCCCGTAGGCCAGCCGTTGCTGGAAGTGGACGATCTGCGTGTCTGGTTCCCGATCAAGAAGGGCCTGCTGCGCAAGACCGTGGATCATGTCAAAGCGGTGGACGGCATCAACTTCAGCCTGCTTCAGGGCCAGACCCTGGGCATCGTCGGCGAGAGTGGTTCCGGCAAGTCCACGCTGGGCATGGCCATCCTGCGACTGCTCGCCAGTCGCGGCGACATCCGCTTCCAGGGCCAGCAGTTGCAGGGCTTGTCGCAGAAAGAGGTTCGTCCCCTGCGGCGACAGATGCAGGTGGTGTTTCAGGATCCTTTCGGCAGTCTCAGCCCGCGCATGTCGGTGGGTCAGATCGTCGGAGAAGGCCTGCGCATTCACGGCATGGGCAATGAGGCCGAGCAGGAACAGGCGATCATCGATGCGCTTTTGGAGGTAGGGCTGGATCCGCAGACGCGGCACCGCTACCCCCACGAGTTTTCTGGTGGGCAACGGCAGCGGATTGCCATTGCCCGGGCACTGGTGTTGAAACCGGCGCTGATCCTGCTGGACGAGCCCACTTCGGCGCTCGACCGTACGGTGCAGCGTCAGGTGGTGGAGTTGCTGCGCGGCTTGCAGGCCAAGTACAACCTGACCTACCTGTTCATCAGCCACGACCTGGCGGTAGTCAGGGCGCTGAGCCATCAATTGATGGTGGTGAAACAGGGTCAGGTGGTCGAACAGGGGTCTGCCGAATCGATCTTCAACTCACCGCAACACCCTTATACGCAGCAATTGCTGGAAGCCGCATTCATGGCCCCGGCAACGGCTCACTGA